The following is a genomic window from Kineosporia corallincola.
AGGAGAAGTCGGGCAGGATCAGGTCGACGCCAGGCTGGTGGTCCTCCGGGAACAGCACCCCGCAGTCGATGATCAGGAGCTTGCCCTTGTGCTCCAGCACAGCCATGTTCCGGCCGACCTCACCCAGCCCACCGAGCGGGACGACGCGCAGTGCGCCGTCCTTGATGGGTTTGGGCGGGCCGAGCTCGCTCAGGGTCTTGGTCACGCGGTCACCTCACCGGCGCACGCCGTGCGGGGCGCGTCGGTCGCAATTGCCAGGTTCAAAGAAGTTTTGCCTCCTCGAGGTCGCTGCGCAGCAGCGCTACCTCCTCGTTCGTTGCCGCCATCTGCGGCAGTCGTACTGTTCTTGTGGGCAGTACACCCATGAGTTCCAGGGCGGCCTTGGCCATCACCGCACCTTGTGCGCGGGTCATGATGCCTCGGACCGCGGGCAGTACCTCGGAGTTGATCCGCCGCGCGGTGACCAGGTCACCTGCGTCGACGGCCTCGACCATGCGCCGGTACTGCCCGGCAGCGACATGGCCGACGACACTGATCATGCCGGAGGCGCCGATGCTGAGCCAGGGCAGGTTGAGCTGATCGGTGCCGGAGTAGATCTCCAGACCGGTCTGCTCCAGCAGCCAGGCCCCCGCGAACAGGTCGTCCTTGGCGTCTTTCACCGCGACGATGTTGGGGTGCATGGCCAGCTCGAGCAGGGTCTCGCTCTGGATCGGGATCGCCGAGCGGCCCGGGATGTCGTACAGCATCACCGGCAGGTCGGTGGCGTCGGCCACGGCCGTGAAGTGCGCGACCAGCCCGGCCTGCGACGGCTTCGAATAGTACGGGGTGACGGCGAGCAGGCCGTGCGCGCCCGCCCTGGCGGCCTGGCGGCTCAGCTCGACGGTGTGCGCCGTGTCGTTGGTGCCGATGCCGGCGATGATCACCGCGCGGCCGCCGGCCGCCTCGATCACGGCCCGCAGCAGCTGGTCCTTCTCGACGTCGCTCGTGGTCGGCGACTCGCCGGTCGTGCCGGACACCACGAGTGCGTCGGCCCCGCCGTCGACCAGGTACGCCGCCAGCTTCTGGGCGGTGTCGAGGTCCAGTTCCCCGGTGGCGGTGAAGGGCGTGACCATGGCCACGCCGACAGAACCGAAAGAACGGGTGACAGGCTCCACGGGCATGTCGGCAAACGTTACCGGGCCCTGGAGCCCCTTCGGTGACGGCCGGACGGCGGGCCCCGGCAGTGCGGCCGGATGCCCCATTCGTCACTTCCTTCACAGCACGGCGAACCTCGGCCCACGGGGCCCGATCGGTCGGTCCGGCCATTGTCCCCGTTTCGTTCAGGGACGCCGGAAGTGCTCCTGTGCATCCCGCGCCACCGCCGGAGGATACGCCGGGCCCGGCCCGGAGGGGCCGTAAATCCACCATCCGGCCGCCGGGCACCACCGGTGCCGAATGATGGCGGGGTGCGGCGCAAAACAGTGAATTCCGGCGCTACTCGCTCGGGGGTTCGAGCAGCGCCGGAACTCGCAGGTCTCATCGGCGTGGCACCGGGGGATGTTACGGAAAGGCTGGAGAAGTGACGCGCGTCACATGACGGGCTCTGGCTCGGCGCGCCGGTAGTGGACGAACCGGTACCGGGTGCCGGTGCGCGACAGCAGCCAGTCCTCGCTCTGGCCGGCCTCCGGCAGCCACTGCGGACCGACGGCGGGGGCGAAGGTGTCGCCGGGGACGTCGAGGTCGACCTCGGTGACCACCAGGCGGGAAGCCATCGGCAGGAAGGTGGCGTAGACCGCGCCGCCACCCATCACCCAGACCTCGCGGTCGGTTGCTTGCGCGCCCTCGGTTGCTTCGGCGTCTTCGGTTGCTTCCGCGTTCCAGGCTCTGGCCGCGGCCAGGGCCTCCTGCGGTGAGTGCGCCACCGTCGCGCCCTCGGCGCGCCAGGCCGGGTCTCGGGTGAGCACCACGTTGAGCCGGCCGGGCAGGGGGCGGAAGCGCTCGGGCAGCGAGTCCCAGGTGGCCCGGCCCATGATCACGGCGTGGCCCTTGGTGAGACGGCGGAAACCGGCCTGGTCCTCGGGGACCTGCCAGGGGATGTCGCCGTCGCGCCCGATCACGCCGCCCCGGGCCTGGGCCCAGATCAGGCTCAGCGACATCAGACCGCCACCTTGCCGCGGATCAGCGGGTGCGGGTCGTAGCCGACGACCTCGATGTCTTCGTAGGCGTAGCTGAACAGGTCTGCCGCCTGGTTCACCGTGATCTCGGGAAACGGGCGCACGTCGCGGCTCAGCTGCTCGGTGACCTGCTCCACGTGGTTGTCGTAGATGTGGCAGTCACCGCCGGTCCAGATCAGCTCGCCGGGAGTCAGGCCGGTCTGCTGGGCCACCAGGTGCAGCAGCAGCGCGTAGCTGGCGATGTTGAACGGCACACCGAGGAACAGGTCGGCGCTGCGCTGGTACACCTGCACGCTCAGCTCGCCGTTCGCCACGTAGAACTGGAACAGCAGGTGGCACGGGGGCAGGGCCATGTTGTCGATCTCGGCCACGTTCCAGGCCGACACGATCATGCGGCGGGAGTCGGGGTTGGCGCGGACGGTGCTGACCAGGTCGGCCATCTGGTCGATGTGGCCGCCGCCGGGCGTGGGCCAGGAACGCCACTGCACGCCGTAGACCGGGCCGAGTTCACCCTCGGGCGAGGCCCACTCGTCCCAGATGGTGACGCCCTGCTCGTGCAGCCAGCCGATGTTCGAGTCGCCGCGCAGGAACCACAGCAGCTCGACCGCCACCGACCTGAAGTGCACCTTCTTGGTGGTGATCAGCGGAAAGCCGTCGCGCATGTGGAAGCGCATCTGGTGGCCGAAGACGCTGCGCGTGCCGGTGCCCGTGCGGTCGGACTTGGTGACACCGTTCGCCATCACGTGGGCCAGCAGGTCTTCGTACTGCGTCGACTTCATGCCCGGGATCGTACGACGGGCCACCGACAGACATGGACAACCACCGACGTGCCACTGGCAGCCCGCCGACAGCCCGCACCGGTTCAGGCCGGGACGACCCGGACGCCGTCCCCGGTGATCACGAATCGCACCGCCGACAGGTCCGGCACGATCGCCTCGGCGTCGAGATCGCCGTCGGGGTGGGTGGTGGTCAGCGCGAGCCGGGCCGCGCCGGCCGCCAGACCGGAGGCCAGACCGGCCGGGGCGTCCTCCACCACCAGGCAGTCGGCAGCGTCCACACCGAGCCGGCCGGCGGCCAGCAGGTACGGCGCCGGGTCCGGCTTGCCCACCTCCACCATGTCGGCGGTGACCAGCACCTCCGGTGGCTCCAGGCCGGTCGCGCCGAGCCGGGCGACGGCCAGGTCATGCACGCACGAGGTGGCGATCGCCGCGCGGCCGGCCGGGGCCAGCACGCCCAGGGCCTCCCGGCTGCCCGGCAGCACCTCGATGCCGGTGAGGTCCTCGGTCTCGATCTGCTCGATGCGCCGGGTCGCCTGCTCCCACAGCTGCGGGGTGCCCGGCATCAGCGAGGGCACGATCTGTGCCGCCGGGACGCCGTGCCAGGTGCCGAAACCAGTCAGGTGGACGCCGTACTCGTCCGCCCAGCGCATCCACGACCGCTCCACCGCCGGGGTGGAGTCGATCAGGGTGCCGTCCATGTCGAACAGCACGGCGGCGAAGGTGCGCCCGGTCAGGGGACCCAGGAGATCGTTGTCGGCCACGCGCGCCAGCCTAGCCAGAGCCGGAAGAGTGTCGGTGGGCGGTGGAATGATGCGGACATGGCATCGAACGTCCTGGTCCGGCCCGCCCGCGCCTCCGACCCGGCGGTGATCGGCTCCATCCAGGCCCGCGCCTGGGGCATCGCCTACGCCGAGCTGCTCCCGGCCCAGGCTCTGGCGGCGCTCACGCCGTCCGAACTGACCCCGGTCTGGCGCGAGGCGGTGCTGCGCCCGCCGAGCCCGAAACACGGTGTTTTCGTGGCGGTCTCCGACGACCTGGTGGTGGGTTTCGCCTCGGTCGCGCCGAGCGACGACCACGACGCGAACGGCGAGACGGGTGCCCTCGGCGTGCTCGCGGTCGATCCCGGCCACCAGCAGGCCGGCCACGGTTCGCGGCTGCTCTCGGCGGCGGTCGATCACCTGCGCAACCACGGGCTGAACGCGATGACGGTCTGGGTCCCCGAGGCCGACGAGGCCCGGGCCCGGTTCTTCACCTCGGCCGGCATGGTGGCCGACGGCGCCCGGCGGTCCTTCGCCGGACCGGGCGGTGCCACGGTCACCGAAGTGCGCTACGGCGCGGAGATCTCGGGTGCCTGACTCACCGGGCGAGCCGGTCGACGGCGACGGAGCCCCCACGGCGCCCCCGCTCCCCGGCTCTGCGCCGCGTCTCACCGGCATCGACGTGGCCAGGTCGTTCGCGCTGTTCGGCATGATGGCCACCCACGTGCTGCTCGGTGCCGGCTCGGACGACGGGGCGATGGGCGCCGTTCACCAGATCGCCGGGGGCCGGGCCGCGGCCCTGTTCGCGGTGCTGGCCGGGGTCGGGCTGGCGCTGGCCTCCGGGGGCGAACGGCCCACCCCGCGCAGGATCGCCCGCGCCCGTCACGTCACGCTGGTGCGCTCGGGCGCGCTGGTGGCGCTCGGCCTCACGCTCGGCCTGGCCGACACCCCGGTCGCGATCATCCTGGCCTACTACGGCGTGCTGTTCCTGGTCGCGGTGCCGGTGCTGGCCTGGCCGGCGCGGCGGCTCGCGGCCGCCGCCGTCATCTGCGCGGTGGTCACGCCCGCCGTCAGCCACTGGCTGCGCGGGGCGGGCGGGCTCGACGAGGCCTCCGGCGAGAACCTTTCCTGGGCAACCCTTTTCCCGCTGGTGCCGGCCGTGCGGCATCTGCTGCTGACCGGCTACTACCCCGTGCTCACCTGGACCACCTACCTTTTCGCCGGCCTGGCGGTGGGCCGGCTGGCGTTGCGCAGCCCGCGGGTCGCGGCAGCCGTGGCCGCGACCGGCGCGGCGCTGGCGGCCGGGTCGTGGCTGGTGTCGGTCGCCGCGGTGCATCTGGCCGGGGGGTTCGGCTCCCTGGTCACCGAGGGACTGCTGCCGCGCTACTCCGCCGACGGCCGCACCCCCAACGACGGCTTCTACGGCACCACGCCGGTCAACGACCCGTGGTGGCTGCTGGTGCGGGTGGCGCACAGCGGCTCGATCACCGACCTGGTGCACACGGTGGGCACGTCCCTGCTCGTGCTCGGCCTGACCCTGCTCGCGGTGCACGCGCTGACCCGGCGAAAACCGGTGCCCGCCCTGGTCCGGGTGCCGCTGCGGATGCTGGCCGCGGCCGGCTCGATGACGCTCACGCTCTACTGCGTGCACGTGCTCGCGGTCGGTGTGAACACCGGCGCCCTGCGCGAGCCGATCGTGCCGGCCTGGCCCTACCTGGTGCTGAACGTCGTGGGGGCGATCATCATCGCCCTGCTCTGGGGCGCGCCCCGGCGCCGCGGCCCGCTGGAAGAGGCGATCGTCTCGATGGCCGGGGTCGCCGCGCGGGGCTGAGCCGGGCGAGCCGGGCACCCATGTGGCTGGCCCGCCCAGGCACGACCAGGCACGACCACAAGACCGGGCCCGCCCAGGCCGCGAAACCAGCGTCCTACAGGTAGTTCTCCAGCCCTCGCACCAGGCCGGGCCGCCCCGACACCTGGCGCACCGCCAGCAGCACGCCCGGCATGAACGAGACCCGGTCGAAGCTGTCGTGGCGGATGGTCAGCTGCTCACCGGGACCACCGAGCAGCACCTCCTCGTGGGCCACCAGGCCCTGCAAGCGCACCGAGTGCACGCGCACGCCGTCGACGTCCGCACCGCGAGCGCCGTCGAGCACGGCCGTGGTGGCGTCAGGCGATGCGGGCAGGCCGGCCTCGCGGCGTGAGGCCGCGATCTGCGCGGCGGTGTGCCGTGCCGTGCCGGAGGGGGCGTCGGCCTTGTTCGGGTGGTGCAGCTCCACCACCTCGACCGACTCGAAGTACCTGGCCGCCTCGGCCGCGAAGCGCATGAGCAGCACCGCGCCGAGTGCGAAGTTGGGGGCCAGCAGAACGCCGACGCCGGGTGCCTTCGCGAGCGCCGCGCGCACCCTGGCCAGGCCGTCCTCGGTCCAGCCGGTGGTGCCGACCACAGCGTGCACGCCCTGCTCCACGCAGGTCACCACGATGTCGTCGACGCCGTCCGGCGAG
Proteins encoded in this region:
- the dapA gene encoding 4-hydroxy-tetrahydrodipicolinate synthase — encoded protein: MPVEPVTRSFGSVGVAMVTPFTATGELDLDTAQKLAAYLVDGGADALVVSGTTGESPTTSDVEKDQLLRAVIEAAGGRAVIIAGIGTNDTAHTVELSRQAARAGAHGLLAVTPYYSKPSQAGLVAHFTAVADATDLPVMLYDIPGRSAIPIQSETLLELAMHPNIVAVKDAKDDLFAGAWLLEQTGLEIYSGTDQLNLPWLSIGASGMISVVGHVAAGQYRRMVEAVDAGDLVTARRINSEVLPAVRGIMTRAQGAVMAKAALELMGVLPTRTVRLPQMAATNEEVALLRSDLEEAKLL
- a CDS encoding HAD-IA family hydrolase; this encodes MADNDLLGPLTGRTFAAVLFDMDGTLIDSTPAVERSWMRWADEYGVHLTGFGTWHGVPAAQIVPSLMPGTPQLWEQATRRIEQIETEDLTGIEVLPGSREALGVLAPAGRAAIATSCVHDLAVARLGATGLEPPEVLVTADMVEVGKPDPAPYLLAAGRLGVDAADCLVVEDAPAGLASGLAAGAARLALTTTHPDGDLDAEAIVPDLSAVRFVITGDGVRVVPA
- a CDS encoding GNAT family N-acetyltransferase → MASNVLVRPARASDPAVIGSIQARAWGIAYAELLPAQALAALTPSELTPVWREAVLRPPSPKHGVFVAVSDDLVVGFASVAPSDDHDANGETGALGVLAVDPGHQQAGHGSRLLSAAVDHLRNHGLNAMTVWVPEADEARARFFTSAGMVADGARRSFAGPGGATVTEVRYGAEISGA
- a CDS encoding heparan-alpha-glucosaminide N-acetyltransferase domain-containing protein → MPDSPGEPVDGDGAPTAPPLPGSAPRLTGIDVARSFALFGMMATHVLLGAGSDDGAMGAVHQIAGGRAAALFAVLAGVGLALASGGERPTPRRIARARHVTLVRSGALVALGLTLGLADTPVAIILAYYGVLFLVAVPVLAWPARRLAAAAVICAVVTPAVSHWLRGAGGLDEASGENLSWATLFPLVPAVRHLLLTGYYPVLTWTTYLFAGLAVGRLALRSPRVAAAVAATGAALAAGSWLVSVAAVHLAGGFGSLVTEGLLPRYSADGRTPNDGFYGTTPVNDPWWLLVRVAHSGSITDLVHTVGTSLLVLGLTLLAVHALTRRKPVPALVRVPLRMLAAAGSMTLTLYCVHVLAVGVNTGALREPIVPAWPYLVLNVVGAIIIALLWGAPRRRGPLEEAIVSMAGVAARG
- a CDS encoding thymidylate synthase, encoding MKSTQYEDLLAHVMANGVTKSDRTGTGTRSVFGHQMRFHMRDGFPLITTKKVHFRSVAVELLWFLRGDSNIGWLHEQGVTIWDEWASPEGELGPVYGVQWRSWPTPGGGHIDQMADLVSTVRANPDSRRMIVSAWNVAEIDNMALPPCHLLFQFYVANGELSVQVYQRSADLFLGVPFNIASYALLLHLVAQQTGLTPGELIWTGGDCHIYDNHVEQVTEQLSRDVRPFPEITVNQAADLFSYAYEDIEVVGYDPHPLIRGKVAV
- the dapB gene encoding 4-hydroxy-tetrahydrodipicolinate reductase; the protein is MTAVAVIGAAGRMGKTTCDAVEAAADLTLSARVGSGDDLVAGLKGADVAVVMTSPDGVDDIVVTCVEQGVHAVVGTTGWTEDGLARVRAALAKAPGVGVLLAPNFALGAVLLMRFAAEAARYFESVEVVELHHPNKADAPSGTARHTAAQIAASRREAGLPASPDATTAVLDGARGADVDGVRVHSVRLQGLVAHEEVLLGGPGEQLTIRHDSFDRVSFMPGVLLAVRQVSGRPGLVRGLENYL
- a CDS encoding dihydrofolate reductase, coding for MSLSLIWAQARGGVIGRDGDIPWQVPEDQAGFRRLTKGHAVIMGRATWDSLPERFRPLPGRLNVVLTRDPAWRAEGATVAHSPQEALAAARAWNAEATEDAEATEGAQATDREVWVMGGGAVYATFLPMASRLVVTEVDLDVPGDTFAPAVGPQWLPEAGQSEDWLLSRTGTRYRFVHYRRAEPEPVM